A window of Campylobacter cuniculorum DSM 23162 = LMG 24588 contains these coding sequences:
- the mapA gene encoding outer membrane lipoprotein MapA: MIKNFMFCLIAVFMLGACASQNTFAQVNQLSRNTQCASCESERGFEAKIKGLLYVSDIGIVCCANKRTLDSAVALKKVYLHRFYDLAENQKVLLADNQRYLIDLNFNAVFYTYLKQELEARDIEVLENNNNNSPYVMKVDLSFIDFASKKDSSGLHSRVAGVLSVKDINRNKKFTIRTKQDVEGFENLKELTFYTHLLIKQMANKAASIISSL, from the coding sequence ATGATTAAGAATTTTATGTTTTGCTTGATTGCAGTTTTTATGCTCGGTGCGTGTGCTTCTCAAAATACTTTTGCACAAGTGAATCAGCTCTCTAGAAACACTCAATGTGCAAGTTGTGAAAGCGAAAGAGGCTTTGAAGCTAAGATTAAAGGGCTTTTGTATGTTAGTGATATTGGCATTGTTTGTTGTGCTAATAAAAGGACCTTAGATTCAGCTGTGGCTTTAAAAAAGGTCTATTTGCATCGTTTTTATGACTTAGCAGAGAATCAAAAAGTATTACTCGCGGACAATCAAAGATATTTAATCGACTTAAATTTCAATGCAGTTTTTTACACTTATCTTAAGCAAGAGCTTGAAGCTAGGGATATAGAAGTGCTTGAAAATAACAATAATAACTCGCCCTATGTTATGAAGGTTGATTTAAGCTTTATAGATTTTGCTTCTAAGAAAGATAGTTCGGGTTTGCATTCAAGAGTTGCTGGGGTCTTAAGTGTCAAGGATATTAACAGAAATAAAAAATTTACCATAAGGACCAAACAAGATGTGGAGGGTTTTGAAAATTTAAAAGAGCTGACCTTCTACACTCATTTGCTCATCAAACAAATGGCAAATAAAGCCGCAAGCATTATTTCTTCGCTTTGA
- a CDS encoding SLC13 family permease codes for MSSTTKTFIVLADIVIFIFLLYLLPFETKVNQGLAILVFIAILWLSEALHVTITAILIPILAVATGLINTSKALTGFADPNIFLFFGGFALAATMHYQELDKIIAQRILLLAKGNFALSVLYIFSATAFLSMWISNTATAAMMLPLAIGMLSQIDTKDNPNIYVFVLLGIAFSASIGGIGTLVGTPPNAIVASNLKITFAQWLRYGIPIVIIFMPLMIVVLYMVFRPKLHYKITQNIEETLPMTKQRYITLAIFIFIASCWIFSAYINPFLSNLFNLEKPMAAFDSVIAIFAAVLVCSFKVVEWKKVQENTDWGVLMLFGGGITLSLILKDSGASKVMADGIIFLIEDANLFVIALIVSLFIVFLTEFTSNTASAALLVPLFISIAESLGAPALGLALIIGIGASCAFMLPVATPPNAIVFGTGHIKQAQMVKAGIFLNIACSFVIAAMAYFFWL; via the coding sequence ATGTCTTCAACAACTAAAACTTTTATTGTTCTTGCAGATATTGTTATTTTTATTTTTCTGCTTTATCTTTTACCTTTTGAAACTAAGGTTAATCAAGGTTTAGCAATTTTAGTTTTCATTGCTATCTTATGGCTTAGCGAGGCTTTACATGTTACAATCACTGCAATTTTAATCCCTATTTTAGCCGTTGCTACAGGTTTAATCAATACAAGCAAAGCTTTAACGGGATTTGCAGACCCAAATATCTTTTTATTTTTTGGAGGTTTTGCTTTAGCTGCTACCATGCATTATCAAGAGCTTGATAAAATCATTGCCCAAAGAATATTGCTTTTAGCAAAAGGAAATTTTGCTCTTTCTGTGCTTTACATTTTTTCAGCCACTGCATTTTTGTCGATGTGGATTAGCAATACTGCCACAGCAGCGATGATGTTGCCTTTAGCCATCGGTATGCTTTCTCAAATTGATACCAAAGATAATCCTAATATCTATGTTTTTGTTTTACTTGGGATTGCATTTAGTGCGAGTATCGGAGGAATTGGGACCTTAGTGGGAACTCCGCCAAATGCTATTGTTGCTTCAAATTTAAAAATCACTTTCGCTCAATGGTTAAGATATGGAATTCCTATTGTGATTATTTTTATGCCTTTGATGATTGTTGTGCTCTATATGGTTTTTAGACCTAAATTACATTATAAAATCACACAAAATATAGAAGAAACTCTTCCTATGACAAAGCAAAGATACATCACTCTAGCGATTTTTATATTCATTGCAAGCTGTTGGATTTTCTCCGCTTATATCAATCCTTTTCTTTCAAATCTTTTTAACTTAGAAAAGCCTATGGCTGCCTTTGATAGCGTCATAGCCATTTTTGCTGCAGTTTTAGTCTGCTCTTTTAAGGTTGTTGAATGGAAAAAAGTGCAAGAAAATACAGATTGGGGTGTTTTGATGCTCTTTGGTGGCGGAATTACTCTCAGTCTTATTTTAAAAGATTCGGGTGCGAGTAAGGTTATGGCTGATGGGATTATTTTTCTGATTGAAGATGCGAATTTGTTTGTTATAGCCTTGATTGTATCTTTATTTATAGTATTTTTAACAGAATTTACTTCAAATACAGCTTCAGCCGCTTTACTTGTTCCGCTTTTCATCTCCATAGCAGAATCTCTAGGTGCTCCTGCTTTAGGACTTGCTTTAATTATAGGCATAGGAGCAAGTTGTGCTTTTATGCTTCCGGTGGCTACACCTCCGAATGCTATCGTTTTTGGGACAGGACATATTAAACAAGCTCAAATGGTTAAAGCGGGAATTTTCTTAAATATCGCTTGTTCTTTTGTGATTGCTGCAATGGCTTATTTCTTTTGGCTTTAA
- the lepA gene encoding translation elongation factor 4 — MNLANIRNFSIIAHIDHGKSTLADRIISECGAIAQRQMSSQVMDTMDIEKERGITIKAQSVRLNYHFNHEDYILNLIDTPGHVDFSYEVSRSLASCEGALLVVDASQGVEAQTIANVYIALENNLEIIPVINKIDLASADIEKVKHEIEHIIGIDCKDAVCVSAKTGQGIKELIERIITQIPAPQIDNEAPTRALIYDSWFDNYLGALALVRIYEGQISKNDEILVMSTEKKYNVQELFYPHPLKLIKTQKLESGEIGVVVLGLKSTSDIQVGDTITLSKNKTKEAISGFEKAKAFVFAGIYPIETDKFEDLRDALDKLKLNDSSITYEPETSLALGFGFRVGFLGLLHMEVIKERLEREFGLDLIATAPTVTYEIHQNDGVVLKIQNPSELPQVNKIDFIKEPYVRATIITPSEFLGNLITLLNRKRAVQVKMDYITSERVLLEYDLPLNEIVMDFYDKLKSLTKGYASFDYEPIEFRVGDLVKLDIKVAGENVDALSIIVPNEKAQSKGRELVKAMKEIVPRQLFEVAIQASIGNKIIARENVKSVGKNVTAKCYGGDITRKRKLLEKQKEGKKRMKAIGKVNLPQEAFLSVLKID; from the coding sequence ATAAATTTGGCAAATATAAGAAATTTTTCAATCATTGCTCATATTGATCATGGAAAAAGCACTCTTGCTGATAGGATTATTAGTGAATGTGGAGCGATTGCTCAAAGGCAAATGAGTTCGCAAGTTATGGATACTATGGATATAGAAAAAGAAAGAGGCATCACGATAAAAGCACAATCTGTAAGGCTTAATTATCATTTTAACCATGAAGATTATATTTTAAATTTAATAGACACTCCCGGACATGTGGATTTTTCTTATGAAGTGAGTCGCTCTTTAGCAAGTTGTGAAGGAGCTTTACTTGTTGTTGATGCAAGTCAAGGTGTGGAGGCTCAAACCATAGCTAATGTTTATATTGCTCTTGAAAATAATCTTGAAATCATTCCTGTGATTAATAAAATTGACCTCGCTTCTGCAGATATAGAAAAGGTTAAGCACGAGATTGAGCATATTATCGGTATTGATTGTAAAGATGCGGTGTGTGTTAGTGCAAAAACAGGGCAGGGCATTAAAGAACTTATTGAAAGGATTATCACTCAAATTCCTGCCCCTCAAATAGACAATGAAGCTCCAACAAGGGCTTTGATTTATGATTCTTGGTTTGATAATTATTTAGGAGCTTTGGCTTTGGTAAGAATTTATGAAGGGCAAATTTCAAAAAATGATGAAATTTTAGTGATGAGTACAGAGAAAAAATATAATGTGCAAGAGCTTTTTTATCCGCATCCTTTAAAGCTCATTAAAACACAAAAATTAGAATCGGGCGAAATTGGTGTGGTGGTGTTAGGACTTAAAAGCACAAGTGATATACAAGTGGGCGATACAATCACGCTTAGTAAAAATAAAACCAAAGAAGCCATCAGCGGTTTTGAAAAGGCAAAAGCCTTTGTTTTTGCAGGGATTTATCCTATAGAAACAGATAAATTTGAGGATTTAAGAGATGCTTTGGATAAACTTAAGCTTAATGACAGCTCTATCACTTATGAACCTGAAACTTCTTTGGCTTTAGGTTTTGGCTTTAGAGTTGGATTTTTAGGTCTTTTGCATATGGAGGTGATTAAAGAAAGATTGGAGAGGGAATTTGGATTGGATTTAATCGCTACAGCACCGACGGTTACTTACGAAATTCATCAAAATGATGGGGTGGTTTTAAAAATTCAAAATCCCAGTGAGCTTCCGCAAGTGAATAAGATTGATTTTATCAAAGAGCCTTATGTGAGAGCGACTATCATCACTCCAAGTGAATTTTTAGGGAATTTAATCACGCTTTTAAATCGCAAAAGAGCCGTGCAAGTGAAGATGGATTATATTACAAGTGAGAGAGTGTTGCTTGAGTATGATTTGCCTTTGAATGAAATTGTGATGGATTTTTATGACAAGCTTAAAAGTTTAACTAAGGGTTATGCGAGTTTTGATTATGAGCCGATTGAATTTAGAGTGGGGGATTTGGTCAAGCTTGATATTAAAGTTGCGGGTGAAAATGTCGATGCTTTAAGCATTATAGTGCCAAATGAAAAGGCACAGAGCAAGGGCAGAGAACTTGTTAAAGCGATGAAAGAAATTGTTCCAAGACAGCTTTTTGAGGTGGCGATTCAAGCAAGTATAGGCAATAAAATTATCGCGAGGGAAAATGTAAAATCTGTTGGAAAAAATGTTACTGCAAAATGTTATGGTGGTGATATTACAAGGAAAAGAAAGCTCTTAGAAAAACAAAAAGAGGGCAAAAAGAGAATGAAAGCTATAGGAAAGGTCAATTTACCGCAAGAAGCTTTTTTAAGCGTGTTAAAGATTGATTGA